From Anopheles funestus chromosome 3RL, idAnoFuneDA-416_04, whole genome shotgun sequence, a single genomic window includes:
- the LOC125771793 gene encoding neuropeptide Y receptor type 2: protein MLTPVTGLVSLVGAVTAATAASTAPAAMASLVLDHTELPSIGTVMPGRGLLPSNATNLTLTLEELLLFGRPNSSTVPPPTVDNDIIFSNKLVQIVFCVLYSSIFVLGVFGNVLVCYVVFRNKAMQTVTNLFITNLALSDILLCVLAVPFTPSYTFMRRWVFGKLLCHTVPLAQGCSVYISTLTLTSIAIDRFFVIIYPFHPRMKLSTCITIIVLIWSFAIMVTMPYGLYMRLHGVASNGTDGTTNTLSSAMYCEELWPSEEMRKTFSIVTSILQFVLPFIIMAFCYICVSIRLNDRARTKPGSKTSRREEADRDRKKRTNRMLISMVAIFGISWLPLNVVNMCNDFNSDINSWRFYNLIFFIAHLTAMSSTCYNPFLYAWLNDNFRKEFKQVLPCFDPSRGRAGTVGGNRAGGGWRSERTCNGNNDTVQETLIPSSQILPSSRSSQPQQQPQHLSSSSSQGQSNQPTVDSILLSEVVPPLSLPPPLTGNMLPSVQSAETVILPSGVLETPFDVQLIPCAGTSVSNGTSDATNLTAAGGVRNGLSHACTNPKLSSLILINDGTTADSKVPAIL from the coding sequence ATGCTGACGCCAGTGACCGGACTGGTAAGCTTGGTGGGTGCCGTAACGGCAGCTACGGCCGCCTCAACGGCCCCAGCCGCCATGGCGTCACTCGTACTCGATCACACCGAGCTGCCATCGATTGGTACGGTCATGCCGGGCCGTGGACTGCTGCCATCGAACGCAACGAATCTCACCCTCACGCTCGAGGAACTGTTGCTGTTTGGGCGCCCGAACAGCAGCACGGTGCCACCGCCGACAGTGGACAACGATATTATCTTCTCGAACAAGCTCGTACAGATCGTGTTCTGTGTGCTTTATTCCAGCATCTTTGTGCTGGGAGTGTTCGGCAATGTGCTCGTGTGTTATGTCGTGTTCCGCAACAAAGCCATGCAGACGGTGACGAATCTGTTCATTACCAATCTTGCACTTTCCGATATACTGTTGTGTGTGCTGGCGGTGCCGTTTACGCCGTCTTACACGTTCATGAGACGGTGGGTGTTTGGGAAGCTGTTGTGCCATACGGTACCGTTGGCGCAAGGTTGCAGCGTGTACATATCGACCCTAACGCTAACGtcgatcgcgatcgatcgGTTCTTCGTGATCATCTATCCGTTCCATCCGCGCATGAAGCTATCGACGTGCATCACAATCATCGTGTTGATATGGTCATTCGCTATCATGGTAACGATGCCGTACGGTCTCTACATGCGTCTGCACGGTGTCGCATCGAATGGAACGGACGgcaccacaaacacactttcCAGCGCAATGTACTGCGAAGAGTTGTGGCCGTCGGAGGAAATGCGCAAAACGTTCTCGATCGTCACCTCGATACTGCAGTTTGTGCTGCCATTCATCATAATGGCATTTTGTTACATCTGTGTGTCGATACGGCTGAATGATCGGGCCCGTACCAAACCGGGCAGTAAAACGTCCCGCCGGGAGGAAGCCGACCGTGATCGGAAGAAGCGCACCAACCGTATGCTAATCTCGATGGTGGCCATATTTGGCATTTCCTGGCTACCGCTCAACGTAGTCAACATGTGCAACGACTTCAACTCGGACATCAACAGTTGGCGGTTTTACAATCTGATCTTTTTCATCGCCCACCTGACAGCGATGTCCTCCACGTGCTACAATCCGTTCCTGTACGCCTGGTTGAATGATAACTTTCGCAAAGAGTTTAAACAGGTGCTACCGTGCTTTGATCCGTCCCGTGGTCGGGCGGGTACGGTAGGTGGCAATCGGGCCGGCGGAGGGTGGCGTTCCGAAAGGACATGTAACGGCAACAATGATACGGTGCAGGAAACGCTCATACCGAGCTCACAAATACTGCCCAGCAGTCGCAGTTCGCAACCGCAGCAACAACCGCAACATCTGAGCTCGTCCTCCAGCCAGGGACAGAGCAATCAACCGACGGTCGATTCGATTCTTCTCTCGGAGGTTGTCCCACCGCTATCCCTTCCACCCCCGCTTACCGGCAACATGTTGCCGAGTGTGCAAAGCGCCGAAACAGTAATCCTTCCATCGGGCGTGCTGGAAACACCGTTCGATGTGCAGCTCATCCCGTGTGCGGGAACGTCGGTCAGCAATGGCACGTCGGACGCGACAAATCTCACCGCAGCTGGGGGAGTTCGAAACGGATTAAGCCATGCGTGTACGAACCCAAAACTTTCTTCACTCATACTCATCAACGATGGAACAACGGCTGATTCGAAAGTGCCCGCCATACTTTAA